The Lycium barbarum isolate Lr01 chromosome 12, ASM1917538v2, whole genome shotgun sequence genome includes a region encoding these proteins:
- the LOC132623270 gene encoding BTB/POZ domain-containing protein At3g22104-like — MENFCLLEVDVNGQEIFLVDKTILTSFSGRLRKLFSKLTGKTIRLKLIFDKFPGGAECFELVVKFCYNGGRIKITPFNMFQLHCAANYLEMNQEMQGKPNLVEQTISFFQKTHYMTWSELIIGLENCQELIFFKPSSSLLQEFLDCVVGRLEFHYISSPFASSSDSSSMQFSGDISTESRGIYTSQATWWFADLGFLNLNMFKKIIETMIRNKLDHSVISSFLFYYKRVKCSSASLVQKCRIIETVTEFLSSLDGSFMSIRGLFDILQLSLTLKVNKCSIGKLEQLIGSQIDRAKLDDLLIPSPAGEKVAYNVNLILRLLDIFLSNSREKILMYQLKKVAELIDLYIMEVAPDPCLKPSKFLALVMAMPDIARESNDKIYLAMDMYLKVHNGLSEEEKIKMYSVLNYDKLREETLKDLAQNESFPTCALFKAQVTLQNRPRYSVTRTSNFF; from the exons ATGGAAAATTTCTGTCTTCTTGAGGTAGATGTCAATGGCCAAGAAATATTCTTAGTTGACAAG ACTATTCTTACATCTTTCTCAGGGAGATTAAGAAAATTATTCAGTAAGTTGACAGGGAAGACAATAAGGCTGAAATTAATTTTCGACAAGTTTCCAGGAGGTGCTGAGTGTTTTGAACTCGTTGTTAAGTTTTGCTATAATGGTGGTAGGATAAAGATAACTCCTTTTAACATGTTTCAACTGCATTGTGCTGCCAATTATCTGGAAATGAATCAAGAAATGCAGGGAAAACCAAATTTAGTCGAGCAAACGATTTCTTTTTTTCAAAAGACTCATTACATGACATGGTCTGAGCTAATAATTGGCTTGGAAAATTGCCAAGAATTGATCTTTTTCAAGCCATCTTCATCTTTACTTCAAGAGTTCTTGGATTGTGTGGTAGGAAGGCTTGAATTTCATTACATTTCTAGCCCATTTGCATCTTCTTCCGACAGTTCGTCCATGCAGTTTTCGGGGGATATTAGTACAGAAAGCAGGGGAATTTACACTTCTCAAGCAACCTGGTGGTTTGCAGATCTTGGATTCTTGAACCTTAATATGTTCAAAAAGATTATTGAGACAATGATTCGTAATAAATTGGATCATTCTGTGATTTCTTCTTTCTTGTTTTACTACAAAAGAGTGAAGTGTTCCAGTGCTTCATTAGTTCAGAAATGCAGAATCATTGAGACAGTAACCGAATTCCTTTCTTCTCTTGATGGGAGTTTCATGTCTATCAGAGGTCTATTTGACATTCTTCAGCTGTCCTTGACTTTGAAAGTGAACAAATGTTCAATAGGGAAATTAGAACAATTAATTGGTTCCCAGATAGATAGAGCTAAACTGGATGATTTGCTTATTCCTTCACCAGCTGGTGAAAAAGTTGCTTACAATGTCAATCTAATTCTGAGGTTGCTGGACATATTCCTCTCCAATAGCCGCGAAAAAATATTAATGTATCAACTGAAGAAAGTTGCTGAGTTAATTGATCTATATATCATGGAAGTGGCCCCTGATCCTTGTCTTAAACCTTCCAAGTTTTTGGCATTGGTTATGGCAATGCCTGATATTGCTAGAGAATCAAATGACAAAATTTATCTTGCCATGGATATGTACCTCAAG GTACATAATGGTTTATCTGAAGAAGAAAAGATAAAGATGTATTCTGTGCTGAACTATGATAAGCTGAGGGAAGAAACTCTGAAGGACCTAGCTCAAAATGAAAGCTTTCCAACTTGTGCATTATTCAAAGCACAAGTCACTTTGCAGAACAGGCCCAGATATTCAGTCACAAGGACATCAAATTTTTTCTAA